From the genome of Perca flavescens isolate YP-PL-M2 chromosome 1, PFLA_1.0, whole genome shotgun sequence, one region includes:
- the LOC114554669 gene encoding histone H4-like, whose protein sequence is MASRNRKALRDNIQGITKPARRSSGLIFEETRGVLKVFLENVIRDAVTYTEHAMRKTVTAVDVVHGLKRQGCTLYGSRG, encoded by the exons atggctagcagaaaccGTAAAGCGCTCCGTGATAACATCCAGGGGATCACCAAACCCGCCAGGCGCAGCTCCGGTCTGATCTTCGAGGAGACCCGCGGTGTGCTGAAGGTGTTCCTGGAGAACGTGATCCGTGATGCCGTcacct acaCCGAGCACGCCATGAGGAAGACGGTGACCGCCGTGGATGTGGTGCATGGTCTGAAGAGGCAGGGCTGCACCCTGTACGGCTCCAGAGGATAA